The Phaseolus vulgaris cultivar G19833 chromosome 10, P. vulgaris v2.0, whole genome shotgun sequence DNA window GGAGTTGCAAAGAAACCTCATGGTAGACCACATGGTAAGAAGAAACAAGTCCAATGTATAATTGTTTATGTTTttgtaaaccctaaaccctaaaccttaaagtctacaataaatttttatgtcgtcaattatatttttactttatccTCTTTTGTAGGTATAAACATGCCGCTACCATCTCCTATTAACAAAGTAGATTTTGGATCCTCATCTGCAATGACTCAATCATTGGTCGGGAACTTCGCAACCAGCGTATCACACATTTCAACTAATTCAGTTTCGACAACACATCCCACACCCAGTTCATTTCATAGTGATACACATGACGTATCCCCGCCTACTAATATTTCTCCTATTGCAACATGTAATGGGGAGGTCATTGACCCTTCTTATAATGCGATTTCAATCAAGAGAGTTATTGTTAAACCTCATGAACAAATGGTTTATAAAGAAGACAATCGTGACATTTCTCCTCGTGATGTTGGTAAGAAGGATATGGTGGACAAGACAAGTATGAGGGTGTTGGGCGTTACTTCTTCCCATATAGTTGAAAACTTGGACAAGTCATTTTCAAACAAGATTCCTATTTCTGAGTCTGAAAAGGAAAAAGACGATAGCGCACATCTTGATTTGTCAAACAGAGAATTGGAAGACTGGTTACAAATTGATTTTTCAAAGAGAGAATTGGAAGACTg harbors:
- the LOC137819081 gene encoding uncharacterized protein yields the protein MTCERGNFSRALVAFIVDQHLSRNQLFQTRASFHNEASSLFANAPPNQNLLSLEDMLNQYIFIKKQNVELNKEKVMLMQEKNRIQRLLQDMQNAVDIFNTRSPLSNVATMITNSALVPPMQNYNTTPPIASTSTVFPLQNTISLPPKSMNTVNVSSPMVRGFDKKRKDSTTIYESGVAKKPHGRPHGINMPLPSPINKVDFGSSSAMTQSLVGNFATSVSHISTNSVSTTHPTPSSFHSDTHDVSPPTNISPIATCNGEVIDPSYNAISIKRVIVKPHEQMVYKEDNRDISPRDVGKKDMVDKTSMRVLGVTSSHIVENLDKSFSNKIPISESEKEKDDSAHLDLSNRELEDWLQIDFSKRELEDWLKNDFQTSK